A single Amphiura filiformis chromosome 8, Afil_fr2py, whole genome shotgun sequence DNA region contains:
- the LOC140159437 gene encoding peptidyl-glycine alpha-amidating monooxygenase A-like yields MKSQSQRTVYIVYHVLIVLLSIILSCNSKAFDWGNIRQRYGDRDNEVFEQDVRMPGVIPKSDDQYMCTSVQMPRQDAYIVNFEPHATMKKAHHMLLYGCFDIVSSPGEAYSCMGMGVCKGGQSSILFAWARDAPAPSIPEGVGFHVGGDSRINYVTLQIHYGHKDAFAGKTHISIHKLHTLLMMLYSRIHD; encoded by the exons ATGAAGAGCCAAAGCCAAAGGACTGTATACATTGTGTATCATGTACTGATAGTACTACTGAGCATCATATTGAGCTGTAATAGTAAAGCATTTGATTGGGGTAACATCAGGCAAAGATATGGAGACAGAGATAATGAGGTCTTTGAACAAGATGTACGCATGCCAGGAGTCATTCCAAAATCG GATGATCAATACATGTGCACTTCAGTACAAATGCCAAGACAAGATGCCTATATTG TAAACtttgaaccccatgcaaccatgAAGAAAGCTCATCATATGTTATTATATGGCTGTTTTGATATTGTTTCAAGTCCGGGTGAAGCATA TTCATGTATGGGGATGGGTGTGTGTAAAGGTGGCCAATCTTCCATTCTATTTGCATGGGCCAGAGATGCTCCAGCTCCAAGTATACCTGAAG GTGTTGGTTTTCATGTAGGAGGAGACAGTCGAATCAACTATGTCACTTTACAAATTCACTATGGACATAAAGATGCATTCGCAGGTAAGACACACATATCCATACATAAGTTACATACATTATTGATGATGCTAT attCTAGAATTCATG actga